A single region of the Oncorhynchus kisutch isolate 150728-3 linkage group LG30, Okis_V2, whole genome shotgun sequence genome encodes:
- the LOC109874731 gene encoding lymphocyte expansion molecule encodes MWTANNRFDVSGVYPSKKKIGTFTEINHCKRLISDLKRNLGPGRYEVDTGDFSPQVVQSRAMGPGWKRGQEMAQQAQMPHLLYRDTWLTNRFLKQTTPGPGTYGKGGIPSGLLDERRRKPIGSCPMMDFSAGVERFPDLIVDSGLCPGTYNLPTFTEVLLSRNISKRGPYDLFTGRRDKPITCGYFAAPKKANLNLATVTKPAKVLCEDVLRPEKRHHGKFGTLEQYPSLPTERIYLGSLPQYPRPAQRHSGHGFYEDVCLPKVENRNPPPFLSSSPRITPRAERLMQGNYTTVGVGRYNLAKKRTRKTLKKSVNAGYRYVFKSRMPRYLHDLHKDNFNQERLKPINIPPHRMPYSRPPDEVSTVAALHFSGLWSVSWYLQFTDLH; translated from the exons ATGTGGACAGCCAACAACAG GTTTGATGTTTCAGGAGTCTACCCATCCAAAAAGAAGATTGGCACGTTCACAGAAATCAACCACTGCAAGAGACTGATAAGTGACTTG aagcGTAACCTGGGTCCAGGTCGGTatgaggtggacacaggggactTCAGCCCCCAGGTAGTCCAGAGCAGGGCCATGGGACCAGGATGGAAGAGGGGGCAGGAGATGGCCCAGCAGGCTCAGATGCCCCACCTGCTGTATAGAGACACATGGTTGACCAACCGCTTCCTG AAGCAAACTactccaggcccagggacatatGGCAAGGGGGGCATCCCATCTGGGCTgctggatgagaggaggaggaagccgATTGGCTCCTGTCCCATGATGGACTTCAGTGCTGGAGTAGAACGCTTCCCAGACCTCATAGTG GACTCTGGTCTGTGTCCTGGTACCTACAACTTACCGACCTTCACTGAGGTGCTACTTAGTCGCAACATCAGCAAACGAGGTCCCTATGACCTCTTCACTGGCCGACGAGACAAGCCAATCACCTGTGGATATTTTGCTGCCCCG AAAAAAGCCAATCTGAATCTGGCTACGGTCACCAAGCCAGCAAAGGTCTTATGTGAGGACGTTCTGCGACCAGAGAAAAGACACCACGGCAAGTTTGGCACCCTAGAGCAGTACCCTTCCCTCCCTACAGAACGCATCTACCTGGGTTCCCTGCCCCAGTATCCACGACCAGCG CAGAGACACTCTGGTCATGGATTCTATGAAGATGTTTGTCTGCCCAAAGTGGAGAACCGcaaccctcctcccttcctctcctcctctcctcgtatCACCCCGAGGGCCGAGAGGCTGATGCAGGGGAACTAT ACCACAGTGGGAGTGGGCCGTTACAACCTGGCTAAGAAGCGAACGAGGAAAACTCTAAAGAAAAGCGTTAACGCTGGCTATCGCTACGTCTTCAAGTCCCGCATGCCCAGATATCTACATGACCTGCACAAGGACAACTTCAACCA GGAGAGGCTGAAACCCATCAACATTCCCCCACATAGGATGCCCTATTCTCGGCCGCCAGATGAGGTTTCGACCGTTGCAGCTCTACACTTCTCAG GACTCTGGTCTGTGTCCTGGTACCTACAATTTACCGACCTTCACTGA
- the LOC109874729 gene encoding leucine rich adaptor protein 1-like, whose translation MEEGSVYDSFPDLTELENKIVMKTPESLLRWMQGDASLGAEWSSNRPEGRDNRTSDSLTDKIRNLKLEMGCLRATDVRILHQLVTVHEAMEAVRWLLEERGTLASRGSSLTSSQCSLAEGPGSGLSPCREGLSLALTSWQSPLNDANEEPEEFKVPDSISGDSYFHMLTNAVSCNDTGLTLEGVVRPPERTGETGTPHCGLPERQGASDGEIVGVEEQTIPSCEVLLGYDTQWCWVESQDDVTFL comes from the exons ATGGAAGAAGGGAGTGTGTACGACTCATTTCCAGATTTGACAGAGCTGGAAAATAAAATTGTGATGAAAACTCCGGAGAGCCTGTTGAGGTGGATGCAGGGGGATGCTTCGCTCGGTGCTGAGTGGAGTTCTAATCGTCCGGAGGGGAGAGACAACCGCACCAGCGACAGTCTGACCGACAAGATCAGAAACTTGAAACTAGAGATG GGCTGTCTGCGTGCTACAGACGTGCGGATCCTGCACCAGCTGGTGACGGTGCATGAGGCCATGGAGGCTGTGCGCTGGCTGCTTGAGGAGCGTGGCACCCTGGCCAGCAGGGGCAGCAGCCTGACAAGCAGCCAGTGTAGCCTGGCTGAGGGGCCTGGGTCTGGCTTGTCCCCTTGCAGAGAGGGCCTGAGTCTGGCCCTAACTAGCTGGCAGAGTCCTCTAAATGATGCCAATGAAGAACCAGAAGAGTTTAAAGTACCAGATAGCATCTCTGGGGACAGCTACTTCCATATGCTCACAAATGCCGTTTCTTGTAATGACACAGGGTTGACACTAGAGGGCGTTGTTAGGCCTCCTGAGAGAACAGGAGAAACTGGGACACCGCACTGTGGTCTCCCAGAGAGACAAGGGGCCTCGGACGGTGAAATCGTGGGGGTGGAGGAACAGACCATTCCCAGTTGTGAGGTTCTGTTGGGGTATGACACTCAGTGGTGCTGGGTGGAGTCTCAAGACGATGTGACGTTTCTCTGA